The Cottoperca gobio chromosome 15, fCotGob3.1, whole genome shotgun sequence genome segment TGTTCAccgttgttttggttttctgttttctctcctttctctttcttctcatcGCTGCTCCTGTTAGATAAGAACAAGTCAGCTTGACTCTTCCACGTCAGAGTATCCATGTCCTTCCCTTTTGTTCACCATCAGTCAAAACAGCTATTGTGCCATTCATGTGCATATTTCCATTCTTACTTCTTCTTGAAGAGTTTCTTGAAGGAGCTCCTGAAGCCTCCTTTATCCTGCTTCCTACTCCTCTCGCTGAAGGGGACGTGGTTATTCTCCTCAGCCCCGCCCCTCCACTTTGACTCGTCCCCCCATGACTGGAACCCGGAGTCCTAGTGGGGTTGAACACATCATTACATTACCATTCATGGGACATTGAATGCTGATTGTGCAGACATATTTCAGGTTAAGatatttttgatttgttgaCGTAGTTTGCTGAAACCCACAACGCTGAGAAGCCCATGAAGATCCTCGCTCTGCTTGTCAGTGTCCGCTCTGTTCCCCAGGGGGCTGTGGACCTTATGGGACGGGGTGGAACACCCTTTGCTGCCCTTACTGCCCTGGCGCTCTAGCTTGGCATGGCTGCCCAGACCCAACCTTTGGAGGTGTTCTGATACAGGACCACCATCCGGACCACTCGCTGTGTTGTCCATCTGCAGGCCGTTCAGTGACTGGACGGCAGAGAGAACATAACGGTTGATTTAAGAACTATTTTACAATCTTTCCATACGCACATAAGTACAAACAAGCTCACCTTGCTCTTATGCTGGCTGGCTTGAAGGGGGCGATGCTGATTGCGGCGCATCATGATAGCCTCATCCGGAGATACACATCCTCGGTTGGGCAGTTTGTAACCATTCCTGTTGCTCCCACCGTTGCCAAAGACATCCCGAGTTGTCGACACGTTTGCTGCCATTGCGTGATGTGACGCCGAGGGGGCTTTGGGGCACTTCACAAAGGCAATGTCGATGGAGGAATCTGAAGAGGCAGAAGAGCAGCGGTCGAACATGGAGGCATCATGAAGGGAGCCTCTGTCCTCGTCATAGAGGCTCTCCATCCCTGGGGGGTCTGGAGGGAGAAGGAACTCTCCGAGGGCATCGGCCAGAGCAGAGCCCGGTTGAACCTGACGAAAGTCTGCAGATCTGGAGGGCAGATGATGCTGCCACGACATGGACCTCCCAGACGCCTCAATCTCTGGGATACTGCCAAGACCTGAAAGACAAACGTTGGTTGACTTGTTGGTCAATTGCCAACTGCATAAAGTGGGCATGCTGGTGGGAATGTGAGCTTATCTGACTAACACTTTATTTCAAGCATACCGACGCCTCCCCAGTATAAAGTCTactcaaacagaaacaacagaggaTGATGATCAGGAGCGTTTGTGACCACAGACCTGTTGGTTTGTGGATCTGTGGTTCCAGCTCGGGGCTGCAGAACGTGAGCTGGGAGGGCCACTCTGTGTCGTAACAATGACTTTTGTGATCCTGGTCCCAATCCTGGAAACGATGAGACTGGATCTGCTCCAGCAGGCGCTGCTTGCTCCACTTTACCTGGTTGGCATGTTCTCTGTGAGGGATAGACGATTCGTATCAGCGGATCCATCAAGCCTGTTTCCAGGAGCAGCTCgcaactttgttttttacagcaaaaagctctgataaacccactgtatgCTACCTGACTAGCAACAAATAAGAAGCTAGCCACCAGCTAGctaacaatgtaaaaatactcacaACATTGTACTGTTGCAAGGGTACGGTGAGCCTATGTTGTTGGCTTGAATCCCACTTTCCACTGTCTTTAACAGCTGTTTCATGGTAGACCTGCAGCGCAAAACATCTTATTTTGTCAGGTACAACAGTGAGAATCAGTCTTCTTGAACCGCTTAAACAAGcatgtaatgttattttttgtAGAGCGGTAATCCTGACCTCTTCACCTCCTTGCGGTTGTGCAGCAGAAGCTCCTGGTTGtgctggaggaggtggtggtacTGAGTCGTGAAGGACCTGAACTGCTGGATGCACACCAGCAGCAGATAGTAATCTGGGTGCTCTGCGTTTGTCTGCCTCAGCagcccctgcacacacacacacacacacacacacacacacacacacacacacacacacacacacacacacacacttacttatGCTCACACATCTTTGAGCAGGTGCTGTCTTCAGACTCattgtcatgtttcttttatttatgttatatctCATGAAATGTGCGATATGAAGTGAGAGTTTGAGTGCGTTAGTCTCACCTGTAGCAGCAGCAGGTACTCAGGGATCCTCTGAACCGGCTGCAGGAGCAAAGTCTGGAGCGAGGGTTGGGATTCGTCACCCATTATTTCACTCTGGCACGGGGTCGACCAATCAGGATGGAAGGACAAAACCAGTTAGTCTTTATCCGTTTCTGAAActattgcacacacactttgtagtTTACCAGCCAAAACTGAATTCCCATACAGCCTTTTATCAAACGTTCCCGTCTGCCCTGTTACATTATCTAATGCAGAGATATAGCCTGCCACGTCACATCCTGTCCGGATCTCTTTTCGTGTTACCTCCAGTAAGGCAGAGGTCTTCATGGAGCTGGAGGCAAGCATGGTGACAACTGCCAGACAGTCTGGAAGCTCCTTCAGGTAGGATACATAGAAGTCCAAGAAATGACTCTgtatggagacagagagacacggtCTGGGTTTGCATGTCGGTGTTCATGCACCATGAACTTCCATGAACTCTCAGGATATCAGTGAGCAAGGACCCATAATGCATTGTGAACCTGCCTTTATTTCTTCCTAAATAGGAAGGTCCGCCTACCAATTACTTAATTTCCTCTCATTCACTCAGAGCCAACACATCGGCTTTAATAGAATAGACTCATTAGCTTGAGTTTATTGTGTCTGCTTTTGGCCTGCAGCTTAACCCTTCTTAATATCACAAAACACTCTTTTAAAGCTCTCAGTAAAGGAATTTTGATGCTTTAAATCcgcacattttgtttttcacactaAAAAGTCCTGAAGTACACTCGCAGGTTATGTTGTACAGCAATGACAGAAGTCCCTGTTGTCTTTGTACCGCAGCTGTATTCCAGCTCGCAGCTCGGCTCCGCTGgaatttgacatttcatttcaagtcCGTCATGGCTGCCAAACTATTTCAGATTCATTATACACAGCCGGTCACAAGACCGAACCTTTTGACCCCACCACAGTAAATAGCCTCGAACGGCACTGCGGCTTGTGAATGACAAGTTTGTGATGTACAAGGGAGTAAACATGAGGTCcacatctttttgtttcttaTGGTTGTTAAGATATCCACAGAAATACCAACATTTCTAGTCTCAATAAAATTGAACTTATTTTTGGAGGCTGTGGTTTGTGGTGGTGGGGTCTTTGTGGAAACATGGATTAACCCCTTGCTACTTGCTATAAAATAAATGGGGGGAATGCCTCTGAAACTCTTATTTCCTGCAGGTGTCACAGGTGGTATTGACTTGACTTGCCAGTAGATAGTATtgacatctacatctacagacATTTGTTGTGAAATTCACATTATGTGCACAGTTTGGAGACGTAACACCTGAAAAATAATAGCCAGATATTGTCCAATGTCAGGCAGAAAAGGAGAATTATTAAGccagtataaatgtgtgttgatGCATCTGTACGGAGAGCGTGCTGCACACCAATGAGACTTTATACTGCGCACACAAGCATCTTTATGGACTGTCTCGTGAAGTAACAGCTATATTTTGACCTTCCAACGGTGAAAGACATACAGTAAAACGCACAGTattctgtgtttgtggtttACCTCTTTGCTGGTGAGCCTCATGAACACATCCCCCATGATGCCTTGCCACTGGCACTTGAGCACGCGTTCCTGGAGAGTGTGGAGGAGCTCAAGGTGCTGCTGGATCAGAAACCTCAGAGTGCTGGGAAACGGGCTAAAGACagcgcgagagagaggagaggagagcgtgGACATCGATATCAAGATAACAAGAcggcataaaataaaaatgaaacagtttgtacatttaaagaaaaattaGGAAACCAACATAGGAAAAAGATTGTAAAACATCTGGAAACTTCTTACACACAAAAGCAATATTGTATTTAtggaaatgcatttattttaaaaagagaacTGAACTCAGGGTCTGCGTGTGTCTCTGCAGGCTTACCGTTTGTCTTTGGAAGTGAGCGCTTCGGATCCATTAAAGGAGATGTTGGCCTTCAATAACAGGGACAGATGGGACACATACACTCTCTCTGactccagcagctccagagcCACCCCTTGTCTcttatctacacacacacacacacacacacacacacacacacacacacacacacacacacacagttgcggTTTAAACTATGTTGAGTTAAATATAAGTTATACAGTATGTGAGCTGAACTACACTGGTCTTTGGAGCCTTCAAAGAGGAGGCAACGGCAGATGGCAAGTTCAGTTTTACCCCCAGATATTCGACTTCAAACAGATGAAGGGGTTCTTTGGGGGGGGGTTGTGTGATATGTTTGCCTGCAGTCAGGTCCAGTCTTAAACATCTGTTCCAACCTAATGTAAAGGAAAAGATTGACATTCTGGGAAACACGCTTCTTccctttcttgctgagagttctTCGTACCTGTCTGGAGCCAGGAgaccgttagcttagcttagcataaagactggaaacagctagccccATACCAGTggctctaaagctcactaaatgGCACCTTATATCTTGtgtgtttaatccgtacaaaacaaagttttaaaagtgtttcCGTTACTATCACTACTCCCACTAAGTAGTAATTAAGTATCTTCTCtaaggaaatattaaaaagtctttatttgtAGTGGCTAAATCATTCAAGGTCTTCATCAAGGCTTTGTATTATTTCCTTCCTCGTGGTGACTTGTTCATTTTGGAGTGCCTGGATCGTCTTCCTGTTTGATTTCCCAAAATGACGAATGATCTCTTTtatgaatgtgcatgtgttgtgtgtgtgtgtgtagtggcgTATTAGTGAACTGTGTGTAGTAGTAGTGTCTTCTCGTGGTTCTCGTGGTAATAGAAGTGCAGTAGGAGTGTTATCATTCGTGACTTTAACACATATTTCTCACTGCTTTCAGTCGGGCTGTTGGGTTTCTCTGAGTCgtccctgctgctcctcctctcgcTCCACGCTGGAGATCTGGACGGACaatttctctgctgctgctgagcctCCTGCTCAGAGGTAGAGgctgtaccacacacacacgcacacacacacacacacacatataaagtaAACTTCTTTCATAGGACTGCCATTTGTTTATCTGCCCTTCTGTTTTAGACTCACTCTGTGTGGATGTGGAGCTCCTCTGTGTTGAGCTGCTGTGTGGCAGACTGGAGAAGAAGTGTTGAATAACACTGAGGTCGGACTGGCTGGGCACACAGATGTGCTCATCTCCTGATGCTGTTAGCACATCTGCCTTGGAGCTCTTTCTGTTTTTGGACCAAtcagcagaagaaggagaagtaaaagaagtaaaagcaatattattatttgcCGAAATCTTTCTGTTTAGGGAGATTAAAAGCAgctttggagtgtgtgtgtgtgtgtgtgtgtgtgtgtgtgtgtgtgtgtgtgtgtgtgttactcaaCTGCAATGCCACTGCTAGGCATTCTAAAGGCAAGAGTAAACTCCAGTTATCACATATGTTCCAGCCCTACCTGTGTGGAACAGAGATGATATCGTTGGTGTTTTCTGACTGCAGCAGTTCTATCCTCTTCTGcacctccctctgtctgttGGACACATCCTTTATGTGGAACATCGCCACATTCAGCTCCTCCTGCAATCAGATCATACCAAGGAACTGCATTAGTTCCAAGACGGTGTCAGTAGTGTAGTGTGAGCCGCAGGGAAATCTGCGGTTTCATTCAGTCACAAATCAAAGAGACAGCGTTTAGTTATAGTACTATTACTttagcagatgtgtgtgtgtgtgtgtgtgtgtgtgtgtgtgtgtgtgtgtgtgtgtgtgtgtgtccagcacCTTGAAAGTGCTGAGCGAGTTCTTCAGGCCCATTATCTTCTCATCGACGTCAGTCTGATGGGCCTGGAGCTTCTCCTCCAGGCCGTGGTCCCTCTGACGCAGCTCGCACAGCTCCATCAGTGCTGCATGGAGCCCCTCGCGCAGCTCAGCCACGAGGCCCTGCAGCTGCATCACAAGAAGTAAAGGAATACATAATGTTTTCTGGGGGTGTTGGTTAATTGGACTTTTTCTTTAATGAGCTGATTTCTTCTATGATTTGGTTTTTCAGTCCTTCCTCTTTAGTGAGTCAATTGAATTCTTTACTTTCTATGAGTTCTTTGAGTTGTCGTAGTACTTTCTTCACTTCTTACTGTTATATAAAATTCCTTTAAAAGTCTTAATGTACATATAAACTTGTTGAATTCCTCTATAAGGCTTCCTCTGTGTGATCTATGTGGGTCTTACTACCTCTTTCTTCTCTGATTCTACATTTATTCTGATTCATCGTGAGGTTTTTGAGCTTCATTCACAGCTGATTGAATTCCTTCAGCGGGGATAACTGGATCAGCACATGGGAACATGACATGAGTCGaagcagctctctctctctctctcatctttccatctctctcctgctcgCTCGCTCTCGGTCATGTGAAAAGCATCAGGCGGCCGACTGAATGGAGCGTCTGTCCTGTTTGCCTTCCGCTCTCCTTCCCTTTTCTGATGCTATCTGTGgttgacatactgtatgtctttacACTTGGAGGTATCAGATCTAAAGAGCCACTACTTAATAAATCTCATTATATTAATATCTAGTTTAGCTAATGTTGTGGTTGCTTCCTTGGAATAAGAGCGTACTCTCATTTTAACCTAATGTTTATGAGTTCACGAGGACACGTGAGCAATAAGTGAACCTTTGTGACCTCAGTGAGACATAATAGATTTTTCACAGCGACCTTTTGTGACGGCTCATGTGCACAACATAGACTCCAGGCTAAACATTGATCACACTTATGTACATCAGGTCAAGTAAATCCTGTATTATCAACACAATGATTTTagctggaaaataaatattaccagCGAGTGGTAGCTTTGACAACTCCACCAGCTCCGTCTGGTTGTTTgatgaaataatgaaaagtgTCTTAAGATGTGTGAAAAGTACCTGAGCGATCTCTATGTTAGCCTCCTCCACATGTTCTTCTTCATctaaaagcaaagaaaataacTCAGTTAGGCACCGACACAGGCGACAGTGGACGTTTGCTTCCACTACGAACAATGAACCTTACGTCACAGGAGAACTTTATGCATTCAAATTCAGTTATCTATTTAACTATTTCTCAAAAGCTTTACAGAAGTCCAGAATGATATACTCAGTAGTTTTGTATCTCACTCCAGGAGCATCATCAATTCTTCATCAATGAAAATGACTTCAATAAGCTGCCAGAAACTCTAAAAGCTCAGTACACCACCAGTCCTTGCAACACACTACATGTTAAAGTGATGGGAGTCTTGGTTCATGGTGGAATTAAACGTCCCTGTGGTGGAggatgtgtgtctgcatgtgacGTGTTAAGAGCTGAAAGCTTTTGCAGCAGGGTTCATGACAAACATCTTATGCCGCAGAAGTAAAGGTTAGAAGCATGAGGTTTAGTGATTTAACAGTCATGTGAAAGCGCTACAACTACAGGCAAGAAGGAGCGTCAGTCCATGTCCTTTCACTCCTTGTATGTGGATCTTATTGGGACTTGTGGTAACTGTGTGTCTATAAATCTCCTATTCATTGTAAAATGGCTCCAGGAAGTGTCTCCTGATGGAATCACGTAGCCACTTATACGGATTACTAGCTGCTGGAAGGTTTTGAGCGACTGTCGttcatgtttataaaatgattaGACCGCTGGAGGAAAGTGCTGAACGAGAAAATTCATATTTCTGATGTTTGAGACAGTTAGCCGGTTGTATAAAAGCACAATACTTGGGTTTGTTGTGGAAATGTCACAGATGGAGGCTGCTGTCAACATCGCCAAGAGTCGTTCTAAATACGTACTTATCAGATATTATCATGCATAATTGACGGGCACAATGTACCATATGTATTGCTTAACATTTCTTATGGAATATGCGGTGTGCAACAACGGGGTTATTATGTCTTTCTGTCAGACACATTTCCTCTGACAACTTGGTTTGGCCTCGGTTGTTACAGTCCGGCGAGATGTCAACATTAAACTATACAGTCTCAGCGTGACCtcgagcagagagacagaagtgGTTCATTCATTACCGCGGGGAAACAAAGAGGATATGGTTCTGCGATCGCAGCACTGAAAAGAGAACACATGATGTCCTCACAGAGTAATATCCCTTAAAATAAGTTAGCAATGACATTACAACTAACAGTAATAACACTTAgcaacactgtatatataatccAGTACATTGcttgattcattttctgtgtagttataatgtTTAGACTTTTTAAACACACTGTGGCTtttctctaatatatatatatatatatatatatatatatatatatatatatatatatatatatatataaatatgtttcacaCAGTAGCTCTTCATAAAAGATCATTCTGATTATTAAAGCAGGGACTTCTTGTTCCCCACTCTGTCACAATGTTCTTATCTGTTATATatcattatacattttgtatgtcagttgacattttataaacgaaacaattaattgagaactgacagaaataaatgacaatTGAATCCATAATAAGCGTTTTTTGACACCTGCTTTACCTTCTGAAACGTCGTCTGTCTTGTCCTCTGTTTCCGTTTTGCCATTCTCCATGTTTAGGTGTCCTGTCCGGTCCAATCTAGTTCACAGCTGTGCGGTTCTGAAGTCCTTATTCAGCTTGCGTTGACTTCTGTCCGCTCCTCCGACTTGTTCTTCTCCTCTGAATAACCTTTATCGTTTGCTGTGATCgctcactttctctcctccaaAGCATGTGAGTCCTATGATTTCCCTTTGGCACAAAAGGGCCCTTGTCTTCAGAGAGTATGGGACAGAAGGGTAAGATcaggaggagatagagagagacatttGTTCATCAAACAGCCACATATTGTTGCTAAACTATTAGATTTAAAGAGGCGTGACTGGTCAATTAGTGCTGCTGTGTATCATACTTATTAACAGAATGCTTGAAATTGATATTCCAGTTATTTCCGTGGCTAAAAGTGAAACTAGTAGACTGTAGGCTGTTCAGGGTTTCTCAGTGGGCCAGTTCCAAAAAGGTGTCAAAGAATGTTTGTGCAGTGTTGAGTCTACGTAGATGGATTTCAGAGCATGTGTTGGGAGACGTAGTTCTAGGACATGTGAACTTTATGTGTTACTACACCAAACAAATGCATGCCTGATACTGAAGGCTGACAGAAGCCTGTTTGTCTCGCCGTCCATGTCGCTCCGTCACTGCACTAGAAGTCTGTACGCCtgctcttgtctgtctctcttcattTATACAACTTGCGTATCTTTGTTTGCTCTGTTACTATGTCTGCGGTGGTGAAAATAAAGCCCAGAGACAATCAGCTGAGCTGCTCCTCAGTTCAACAACAAACCTGTGTTTGTAGGTTACAGCGTTACCACACATCATCTGATTCACTGGTTACTTGTGAGTGTTTGCAAAGAGAATGTCCTAAAAGTATTCTAACAGGCAACCAGATGGTTATAATAAGACAGCGGTTGTGTCCTAGGTTCTTGGCCTGAGTCTAAAATAATTAGATACAAGCCAGGAACAATGAGGATCACGATGGTATAAAGGTCAGAACTCTTCCCTTTCTTTTTGGCAGCTGAAGTGTGCAAGGTGGACATAATAGTATCTTTCCATGTAATGCAACACTAACAAGACCACCATGGTGTTGCCTTTATAAAACCTGCTCTGGGGATCAATCGATTTggttgtgttaatgcatatgTCATACATTTTGGCATGGGTgtgattattttagttttttatcccACACTTTGGAAGTTTAGCCTCAGCTTCTACCGTGCTGAAGTCTAGTAAActgtcagacagtcagaccCGTGAGAACACAATTTCTTCTATTGAAACCACAATTTTAGAGCCAATAACCATTTCAATACAACAGCATGCATTCTATCATAGCAGGCTTTCAAGGTAGAGCCCTGGCTTCAAACTTGCAGTACttactattttccaccagatcgagccattttctcatgtttacCCTTTATGGCAAATAGCCTACATGCTATTTACGTGGTTTCCACTATGGCcattgctgttgtgtttttgatgCATTGCAATGTTGCTGCTAATTATTGACATATTACATACTGTGATTCCCCCAAGCATTAAGTGTACTTAATGTTCCATTAAAATACTGtaacacatttcctttttttttttatgtctcaAAATCAATATTGCTGCTAATCATtgatatattacatattgtaaaTAAGAAATCCCCCTAGAAGCAGAGTGGGGGGTTTCTACTTCCAAGGTGCATGAAGAAGGGAAAAAGTATAAGGAGGTCAAACATCTCCAGCAACCTTTGTAGTTGGtgcaatattttttaattattgattgtAAAGTAACCTAAAGGTTATCCAATGGAttactaattacattttttttaacaacaaataaaaaagtatcaCGTTTTgcaaaagcttttatttatacCACCATAATTGgtaattaatttacattttttgttttcattctgttttaCCTGCAGGTAACTACTCGGGGAAGAGAACACTCTTTTACTTCCGGTCAGGTGGCTCCCGTCACGTGACTGCCGTTAGCTTGTGTCGTGTCGTTGAGCCGAagcctttgttgttgttgttgtgacgCAGTAGGAGCACATTGACCGGAACATGGAGCGGTACGGGTCGGACACCGACGGGGACGATACACCGCTGCTTCACCGAGGACACGAAGACAAAGTCCAGAAAGGTGAAACTAAAACATCTccagctaacaagctaacaagctagctaacTAACGAGTCTCCTTCCGGGAACATGTGTCTCAAAGCTGCgctgtttctctgttttatcatttaaagcAACTTTTATTTAACGTGGAGACATTAATTATAACTTGAACTcttttataatgtaatataatgcaaCACGACGGGAGAATGGCTGATGACAATGTTTACAATTACCCCCAATATCAGATGACTAATGAATGATGGCTGTTGTTGCAGGGTGCATGGTTCTGTCACCCGATGTGCATCTGaacataaagtataaaatatatatataaaggctttaaattgtattttccaCACCAACCTGTGTCTTTGTCACGAGTTTATGGACTCGTGTCACAAGACAGACCTAAAGTGCACCTGAGCTGTGTCATGTTTGCAGAGTAGGTGCTTTTCCACTTTAATCTGTAATAACGTTTGTAAATATTTGCACAGTGATCATGttaatttattaaacatttgcACAAGtgaacaaataatacatttttaaaaatacagaagataagaaagaaattccatgttttattttatttctctgtatgaacatttattttctgtacagaaaataaatgttcatatcATGTAATCCAACTGGttactgcagcaca includes the following:
- the arhgef33 gene encoding rho guanine nucleotide exchange factor 33 isoform X2 — translated: MENGKTETEDKTDDVSEDEEEHVEEANIEIAQLQGLVAELREGLHAALMELCELRQRDHGLEEKLQAHQTDVDEKIMGLKNSLSTFKEELNVAMFHIKDVSNRQREVQKRIELLQSENTNDIISVPHRKSSKADVLTASGDEHICVPSQSDLSVIQHFFSSLPHSSSTQRSSTSTQTSTSEQEAQQQQRNCPSRSPAWSERRSSRDDSEKPNSPTESNKRQGVALELLESERVYVSHLSLLLKANISFNGSEALTSKDKRPFPSTLRFLIQQHLELLHTLQERVLKCQWQGIMGDVFMRLTSKESHFLDFYVSYLKELPDCLAVVTMLASSSMKTSALLESEIMGDESQPSLQTLLLQPVQRIPEYLLLLQGLLRQTNAEHPDYYLLLVCIQQFRSFTTQYHHLLQHNQELLLHNRKEVKREHANQVKWSKQRLLEQIQSHRFQDWDQDHKSHCYDTEWPSQLTFCSPELEPQIHKPTGLGSIPEIEASGRSMSWQHHLPSRSADFRQVQPGSALADALGEFLLPPDPPGMESLYDEDRGSLHDASMFDRCSSASSDSSIDIAFVKCPKAPSASHHAMAANVSTTRDVFGNGGSNRNGYKLPNRGCVSPDEAIMMRRNQHRPLQASQHKSKSLNGLQMDNTASGPDGGPVSEHLQRLGLGSHAKLERQGSKGSKGCSTPSHKVHSPLGNRADTDKQSEDLHGLLSVDSGFQSWGDESKWRGGAEENNHVPFSERSRKQDKGGFRSSFKKLFKKKSSDEKKEKGEKTENQNNGEHETPGKNPKLVHLEVNRGTAV
- the arhgef33 gene encoding rho guanine nucleotide exchange factor 33 isoform X1, giving the protein MENGKTETEDKTDDVSEDEEEHVEEANIEIAQLQGLVAELREGLHAALMELCELRQRDHGLEEKLQAHQTDVDEKIMGLKNSLSTFKEELNVAMFHIKDVSNRQREVQKRIELLQSENTNDIISVPHRKSSKADVLTASGDEHICVPSQSDLSVIQHFFSSLPHSSSTQRSSTSTQTSTSEQEAQQQQRNCPSRSPAWSERRSSRDDSEKPNSPTESNKRQGVALELLESERVYVSHLSLLLKANISFNGSEALTSKDKRPFPSTLRFLIQQHLELLHTLQERVLKCQWQGIMGDVFMRLTSKESHFLDFYVSYLKELPDCLAVVTMLASSSMKTSALLESEIMGDESQPSLQTLLLQPVQRIPEYLLLLQGLLRQTNAEHPDYYLLLVCIQQFRSFTTQYHHLLQHNQELLLHNRKEVKRSTMKQLLKTVESGIQANNIGSPYPCNSTMLEHANQVKWSKQRLLEQIQSHRFQDWDQDHKSHCYDTEWPSQLTFCSPELEPQIHKPTGLGSIPEIEASGRSMSWQHHLPSRSADFRQVQPGSALADALGEFLLPPDPPGMESLYDEDRGSLHDASMFDRCSSASSDSSIDIAFVKCPKAPSASHHAMAANVSTTRDVFGNGGSNRNGYKLPNRGCVSPDEAIMMRRNQHRPLQASQHKSKSLNGLQMDNTASGPDGGPVSEHLQRLGLGSHAKLERQGSKGSKGCSTPSHKVHSPLGNRADTDKQSEDLHGLLSVDSGFQSWGDESKWRGGAEENNHVPFSERSRKQDKGGFRSSFKKLFKKKSSDEKKEKGEKTENQNNGEHETPGKNPKLVHLEVNRGTAV